A genomic region of Mycobacterium senriense contains the following coding sequences:
- a CDS encoding GMC family oxidoreductase — protein MSLEADYVVVGAGSAGVIVASRLAERGASVILLEAGRKDNTRLVTVPGLVSLVSTVPRLKARVCWKQYSVPQKFANDRTIPVPRGKVLGGSSSINGMLFVRGNKANYQSWAAEGCGGWEWEKVLATYKRLENWEGGASDVRGVGGPVEVTRQSNLTPASHHFMEAASATLEAPIIEDYNGFDQEGISVFQQSVRDGLRYSSSRSYLTNRELPTLQVQTKAHVARVVIENGRAVGVEVIDAKGGSHIIRAGKEVVVSGGVIGSPQILMLSGIGPAGHLRGLGLDVNADLPVGQNLHDHLFVPMTYLTKDAIHRGTLTHFASGIIREQLRPGSSWFGRALFEAVGFVKTSFAEGIPDLQIHTLPWSYPVPNQDEDKVHLIDLREGFTILPTLIYPKSRGEVRLASVDPLAAPLIDPGYLTDRADTEFLMESMEMVRDIAAHPAMGKVEELTPGPDYRDQAALRRELPNRVHSAYHPVGTCRMGSDERAVVDPQLRVRGIECLRVADASIMPSVTGGNTNAPSYMIGEMCAAFMQAPSRNSVRTTSVTERRM, from the coding sequence ATGTCCCTCGAGGCCGACTATGTCGTGGTCGGTGCGGGCAGCGCGGGTGTAATCGTGGCAAGCAGGCTTGCCGAGCGCGGCGCGAGTGTGATCCTGCTCGAGGCCGGTCGCAAGGACAACACCCGCCTGGTCACGGTGCCGGGTCTGGTTTCCCTGGTGTCGACCGTGCCGCGGCTGAAGGCACGGGTGTGTTGGAAGCAGTACTCGGTTCCCCAGAAGTTCGCCAACGACCGCACGATCCCGGTGCCGCGCGGCAAGGTGCTTGGCGGCTCCAGCTCGATCAACGGCATGTTGTTCGTGCGCGGCAACAAGGCCAACTACCAATCCTGGGCGGCCGAGGGCTGCGGAGGCTGGGAGTGGGAGAAGGTGCTGGCCACCTACAAGCGGCTGGAGAACTGGGAAGGCGGGGCCAGCGACGTGCGCGGCGTGGGCGGCCCGGTCGAGGTCACCCGGCAAAGTAACCTCACCCCCGCTTCCCACCACTTTATGGAAGCCGCATCGGCCACGCTGGAGGCGCCAATTATCGAAGACTACAACGGCTTCGACCAGGAAGGCATCAGCGTCTTCCAGCAGAGTGTGCGCGACGGTCTGCGTTACAGTTCCTCCCGCAGCTATCTCACCAACCGCGAGCTGCCGACTTTGCAGGTGCAGACCAAGGCCCATGTCGCGAGGGTCGTCATCGAAAATGGCCGGGCCGTCGGCGTCGAGGTGATCGACGCCAAGGGCGGCAGCCATATCATCCGTGCGGGCAAGGAAGTCGTGGTCTCCGGCGGCGTCATCGGTTCCCCGCAAATTCTGATGTTGTCGGGCATCGGTCCGGCCGGCCATTTGCGCGGCCTCGGCCTCGACGTCAACGCCGACCTGCCGGTGGGCCAGAACCTGCACGACCACCTGTTCGTGCCGATGACGTACCTCACCAAGGACGCGATCCACCGCGGCACCCTGACCCACTTCGCCTCCGGGATCATCCGGGAACAGTTGCGGCCCGGCAGTTCGTGGTTCGGCCGCGCCCTCTTCGAGGCCGTCGGTTTCGTCAAAACCTCGTTCGCGGAAGGCATCCCAGATCTGCAAATCCATACCCTGCCCTGGAGCTATCCGGTCCCCAACCAGGACGAGGACAAGGTGCACCTGATCGATTTGCGTGAGGGCTTCACCATCCTGCCGACGCTTATCTACCCCAAGAGTCGCGGCGAAGTCCGGTTGGCCTCGGTCGACCCGCTGGCCGCTCCGCTCATCGACCCCGGCTACCTGACCGACCGGGCGGACACCGAGTTCCTGATGGAAAGCATGGAGATGGTCCGCGACATCGCGGCCCATCCGGCGATGGGCAAGGTCGAAGAATTGACTCCCGGCCCCGACTATCGGGACCAGGCCGCGCTGCGTCGTGAGCTGCCCAATCGCGTGCATTCCGCTTACCACCCCGTCGGCACCTGTCGGATGGGCAGCGACGAGCGGGCAGTGGTGGACCCGCAGTTGCGGGTGCGCGGTATCGAGTGCCTGCGAGTCGCGGACGCCTCGATCATGCCGAGTGTCACCGGCGGCAACACCAACGCTCCGTCGTACATGATCGGCGAGATGTGCGCTGCGTTCATGCAAGCACCTTCGCGAAACAGCGTTCGTACCACGTCCGTGACTGAGCGGCGCATGTGA
- a CDS encoding cytochrome P450, with translation MRENEPVFRDRNGLAGVATHRAVIETARRPDLFSNTGGTRPDHEPTVPAMIDMDDPLHLRRRKLVNTGFTHGRVHNLTDSIRSLCDTLIDSVCEQGACDFVRDLARPLPMAVIGDMLGVLPDDHATLLAWSDVLMTTLTSRVFDVDVEASLNAFVAFNEFTRDMIARRRAEPTDDLISVLTHAVVDGEKLTDEDIVMETLLILLGGDETTRHVLTGGTEQLLRHHDSYDRLRRDTDALLPTAVEEMLRWTSPVKNMCRKLTADAEFHGTALNSGEKIMLLFESANFDEQQFDNPEKFDIERRPNNHLAFGFGPHFCMGNQLARLEISLMTRQLIERLPDLRLASDEALPLRPANFISGIEAMPVVFTPTETVGP, from the coding sequence ATGCGGGAGAACGAGCCGGTGTTTCGGGATCGCAACGGCCTGGCGGGAGTTGCCACCCATCGCGCAGTGATCGAAACCGCGCGCCGCCCCGATCTGTTTTCCAACACCGGCGGTACTCGGCCCGATCACGAGCCGACCGTGCCGGCGATGATCGACATGGACGACCCGCTGCACCTGCGGCGCCGCAAATTGGTCAACACCGGCTTCACGCACGGGCGCGTCCACAATCTGACCGATTCGATCCGCAGCCTGTGCGACACCCTCATCGACTCGGTCTGTGAGCAGGGGGCGTGCGACTTCGTTCGTGACCTGGCACGGCCGCTGCCGATGGCGGTCATCGGGGACATGCTCGGTGTGCTGCCCGATGATCATGCAACCTTGTTGGCGTGGTCCGACGTCTTGATGACCACGCTGACCTCAAGGGTGTTCGACGTCGACGTGGAGGCGTCGTTGAATGCGTTCGTCGCCTTCAACGAGTTCACTCGCGACATGATTGCGCGGCGCCGCGCGGAGCCGACCGACGATTTGATCAGCGTGCTCACCCACGCGGTGGTCGACGGCGAGAAGCTGACGGACGAGGACATCGTCATGGAAACGCTGCTGATCCTGCTGGGCGGCGACGAGACGACGCGGCACGTACTGACAGGTGGCACCGAACAGCTGCTGCGCCATCACGATTCCTACGACCGGCTGCGCCGCGACACCGACGCGCTGCTGCCCACCGCTGTCGAGGAGATGCTGCGTTGGACCTCACCGGTGAAGAACATGTGCCGCAAGTTGACCGCCGACGCGGAGTTTCACGGCACCGCCCTTAACTCGGGCGAAAAGATCATGCTGCTGTTCGAGTCGGCCAACTTCGACGAGCAGCAGTTCGACAATCCCGAGAAATTCGACATCGAGCGACGGCCAAACAATCATCTGGCGTTCGGATTTGGCCCCCACTTCTGCATGGGAAACCAGCTGGCGCGTCTGGAGATATCGCTGATGACGCGCCAGCTCATCGAGCGCTTGCCCGACCTGCGCTTGGCCAGTGACGAAGCGCTGCCGCTGCGGCCGGCGAACTTCATCAGCGGCATCGAGGCGATGCCGGTCGTCTTTACGCCCACCGAAACCGTCGGGCCGTAA
- a CDS encoding TetR/AcrR family transcriptional regulator, whose translation MPRSPEPARRKLLDAALRLFAERGISGSTMREIRIAAGQSNTAALQYHFRDRAGLLRALLERELPALVARRKELLAGSDDPWSVAAVFVLPFAEMATGSGHQKLVVRFLSQLLDDHSLTFQEILDLVGDTGTYKSYELFHQHFPAIPEPLLWERIAVATNSFVHAAALRAARTRHEQIVDDELFRRNLVDMFLGAITA comes from the coding sequence GTGCCGCGCAGTCCCGAACCCGCCCGCCGCAAACTGCTCGACGCTGCGCTTCGGCTCTTTGCAGAGCGGGGCATCAGCGGAAGCACGATGCGGGAAATACGGATCGCCGCGGGCCAAAGCAACACCGCGGCCCTGCAATACCACTTCCGCGACAGGGCAGGGCTCTTGCGTGCGCTTTTGGAGCGGGAATTACCCGCGCTTGTCGCAAGACGCAAGGAGCTGCTCGCGGGTAGCGACGATCCGTGGTCGGTCGCTGCGGTCTTCGTTTTGCCGTTTGCCGAAATGGCGACCGGATCAGGACATCAGAAATTGGTTGTGAGATTCCTCAGCCAGCTCCTCGACGATCACTCTTTGACGTTCCAGGAGATTCTCGACTTGGTCGGTGATACTGGGACCTATAAGTCGTATGAGCTTTTCCACCAACACTTTCCGGCAATACCGGAGCCATTGTTGTGGGAGCGTATAGCGGTTGCCACCAACAGCTTCGTTCATGCCGCTGCGTTGCGCGCCGCCCGGACACGGCATGAACAGATCGTCGATGACGAGCTGTTCCGCCGCAACCTGGTCGACATGTTTCTGGGAGCAATCACCGCGTAG
- a CDS encoding flavin-containing monooxygenase: MRSANTASFLDGNALIGLPFDDADGVIRTAIDEASVPALLMSLVHMTGDLGLLDELPRPAMLIAMDLDGAMSETDKQAVRDRAFDVVRAYRDRGCPPLFIPDSDQMRVMFDVISGGQITEEYVDYVAADLRFSDADQCGPRLTSTPQQRSEFPVVVIGCGEAGLLAGIKLKQAGVPFTIVERQAGVGGTWRANHYPGLRVDIPSQYYSYSFESNDFWSHFFAVQPEIVGYLTEVMTRHDIAPHVRFSTEVTAADWDDQSATWRVAVRSIDGGEETLTARGLICAVGQFSNPVIPDIKGGNEFDGPAFHTADWRDDVDLAGKRVAVIGAGASGFQLVPAIAERTAHVDVYQRTPQWMSPNVNYHAAIGDGAKWAIRHLPFYGRWLRLVSWWPLTDAVQDRVVIDPDWDTGGKSCSETNHALREMFIAWMRSFTDDEELLAKVIPDYPPMGKRMLQDNGTWLKTLQRDDVELITDGIAEITRDGVKTVDGVHRRADVLVWATGFDVNHQLGPINVRGLDGLALNEAWGDAAYAYLGVTVPGFPNFYCMYGPGTNAVNGTSIIYNSECQMRYVLGCIDMVLTANGRSAVPRADVCEDYHRRNQDRLQKMVYTHPKVASYYRNSTGAVPTLYGSRIVDYWKWTSRPNPQDYEIRP, encoded by the coding sequence GTGAGAAGTGCCAACACCGCCAGCTTTTTAGATGGCAACGCCCTGATCGGGTTGCCTTTCGACGATGCCGACGGTGTCATCCGCACCGCTATCGACGAAGCCAGCGTGCCTGCGCTGCTGATGTCGTTGGTGCACATGACCGGTGATCTCGGTTTGCTCGACGAACTCCCGCGGCCGGCCATGCTCATCGCGATGGACCTAGACGGCGCGATGAGCGAGACGGACAAGCAGGCGGTGCGCGACCGGGCGTTCGACGTGGTGCGTGCTTACCGGGATCGCGGGTGCCCGCCGCTGTTCATCCCCGACTCCGACCAAATGCGGGTGATGTTCGATGTCATCTCCGGAGGTCAAATCACCGAGGAGTACGTGGATTACGTCGCCGCCGATCTGCGGTTCAGCGACGCCGATCAGTGCGGCCCCCGGCTGACCTCCACACCGCAACAGCGCAGCGAGTTCCCCGTGGTGGTGATCGGATGCGGCGAAGCCGGCCTGTTGGCCGGTATCAAGCTCAAGCAGGCCGGCGTGCCCTTCACGATCGTGGAGCGGCAGGCGGGGGTCGGCGGAACCTGGCGGGCCAACCACTATCCCGGCCTCCGCGTCGATATCCCCAGCCAGTACTACTCCTATTCGTTCGAATCCAACGACTTCTGGTCGCACTTCTTCGCGGTGCAGCCCGAGATCGTTGGCTACCTCACCGAGGTGATGACGCGGCACGACATCGCGCCCCACGTACGTTTCTCCACCGAGGTCACTGCCGCCGACTGGGACGACCAGTCCGCCACTTGGCGGGTGGCCGTCCGCTCGATCGACGGGGGCGAGGAGACGCTGACTGCCCGCGGCCTGATCTGCGCGGTCGGCCAGTTCAGTAACCCGGTGATCCCTGATATCAAGGGCGGCAACGAGTTCGACGGGCCTGCCTTCCACACCGCCGACTGGCGCGACGACGTCGATCTCGCCGGTAAGCGCGTCGCCGTGATCGGAGCTGGCGCCAGCGGATTCCAGCTCGTCCCGGCGATCGCCGAGCGCACCGCACACGTCGACGTCTACCAGCGCACCCCCCAATGGATGTCCCCTAACGTCAACTACCACGCAGCGATCGGCGACGGGGCAAAGTGGGCGATCCGCCATCTGCCGTTCTACGGACGTTGGTTGCGCTTGGTGTCATGGTGGCCTCTCACCGACGCCGTGCAGGATCGGGTGGTGATCGATCCCGACTGGGACACCGGTGGCAAGTCGTGCAGCGAGACCAATCACGCGCTGCGCGAGATGTTCATCGCCTGGATGCGGTCCTTCACCGACGACGAGGAGCTTCTGGCGAAGGTGATTCCGGATTACCCGCCGATGGGCAAACGGATGTTGCAGGACAACGGAACCTGGCTCAAGACGCTGCAACGCGACGACGTCGAATTGATCACCGACGGGATCGCCGAGATCACGCGTGACGGGGTGAAGACCGTCGATGGCGTGCATCGTCGCGCCGACGTGCTGGTGTGGGCCACCGGGTTCGACGTCAACCACCAACTCGGGCCGATCAATGTGCGCGGCCTGGACGGGCTGGCGCTCAACGAGGCGTGGGGAGATGCCGCGTACGCCTACCTCGGTGTTACCGTGCCGGGCTTCCCGAACTTTTACTGCATGTATGGCCCCGGTACCAACGCGGTGAACGGGACCAGCATCATCTACAACTCCGAGTGCCAGATGCGTTATGTGCTGGGGTGCATCGACATGGTGCTCACTGCAAACGGCAGGTCGGCGGTCCCGCGTGCCGACGTCTGCGAGGATTACCACCGGCGTAATCAGGACAGACTCCAGAAGATGGTGTATACCCATCCGAAAGTTGCTAGCTACTACCGGAATTCCACGGGCGCCGTTCCCACCTTGTACGGGTCGCGGATCGTCGACTACTGGAAGTGGACCAGCCGCCCCAACCCGCAAGACTACGAAATACGGCCCTAG
- a CDS encoding SDR family oxidoreductase: MLAPLKDRVVLVTGGGSGIGAGVGEAVVEAGGRVVLLGRNHDKLTAAANKFISAGAQPDTIRCVPADVTDEEQISSAVAQTADWFGRLDGVVHCAGGSESIGPLPQMDSAAWRRTVDLNINGSMYLLKHSSPAMIRSGGGSFVAVSSIASAVTHRWFGAYGVSKAGLDHLVQLAADELGASSIRVNAIRPGLTRTELVEAVLSSPEISADYRINTPLPRVGEVGDVGNLAVFLLSDLASWITGEIINVDGGQHLRRGPDMSAMFEPIFGAEALRGVVSAT; encoded by the coding sequence ATGCTCGCACCATTGAAGGATCGCGTCGTCTTGGTGACCGGCGGCGGGAGCGGCATCGGCGCCGGCGTCGGTGAGGCTGTTGTTGAGGCCGGCGGGCGCGTTGTACTGCTGGGGCGCAATCACGACAAGCTGACTGCTGCTGCCAACAAATTCATTTCTGCCGGTGCGCAACCCGACACCATCCGCTGCGTACCAGCCGATGTCACCGACGAGGAACAGATCAGCTCCGCGGTAGCACAGACCGCCGACTGGTTTGGCCGGTTGGACGGTGTCGTGCACTGCGCAGGCGGATCGGAGTCAATCGGTCCGCTGCCGCAAATGGACTCGGCGGCGTGGCGCCGCACTGTCGACCTCAACATCAATGGGTCGATGTACCTGTTGAAACACAGTTCACCCGCGATGATCCGAAGCGGAGGCGGCTCGTTCGTCGCGGTGTCGTCAATCGCCTCAGCGGTGACCCACCGGTGGTTCGGCGCCTACGGTGTCAGCAAGGCCGGTCTGGACCATCTTGTGCAACTGGCCGCGGACGAACTGGGTGCATCATCGATCAGGGTCAACGCCATCCGGCCGGGTCTGACCCGGACGGAGTTGGTGGAAGCGGTGTTGTCCTCGCCGGAGATAAGTGCGGACTACCGGATCAACACTCCGCTGCCCAGGGTTGGTGAAGTCGGCGATGTTGGCAATCTCGCGGTGTTCCTGCTCAGTGACCTCGCAAGTTGGATCACCGGAGAAATCATCAATGTCGACGGCGGCCAACACCTACGCCGGGGACCGGACATGTCAGCGATGTTCGAGCCAATTTTCGGGGCCGAGGCGCTACGCGGGGTCGTGAGCGCGACGTGA
- a CDS encoding Rieske 2Fe-2S domain-containing protein has translation MGEISLPSPFGWFAIGQSSDFAPGEAKPAHWFDQDLVVFRSEDGAIAALDAYCPHMGAHLGFGGTVKDGALECPFHGWRWAGDGSCLAVPYGRKGVPKIRAGAVPVVEQDGVVLLWRGQGEPTWYLPPLLDDGQWSPTTVTRRTLTSHPQEILENITDFAHFHFVHRSHMIEPISEVSSDGNVFTYRARSAPEAVDPDVRIDAIPVEGGVFAYGPGLGVNTMTAQEVPIPQLTRVYITPINEREITLLCMVNIRIDENTDEAAAEALMPVISEAVFDQIDADLVIWGNKRYVEHPAFQNPQERMIGAFRRWFTRFYDDPSAPTAARPSLAQATPA, from the coding sequence ATGGGCGAAATATCATTGCCGTCGCCGTTTGGATGGTTCGCAATTGGCCAATCGAGCGACTTTGCGCCGGGAGAGGCGAAACCTGCGCACTGGTTCGACCAGGATCTCGTCGTGTTCCGCTCGGAAGACGGCGCGATCGCGGCCCTGGACGCCTATTGCCCGCACATGGGCGCGCACCTCGGCTTCGGCGGCACGGTCAAAGACGGGGCCCTCGAATGCCCGTTCCACGGTTGGCGGTGGGCCGGCGACGGCAGCTGTCTGGCCGTGCCCTACGGCCGCAAGGGCGTGCCCAAAATCAGGGCGGGGGCGGTGCCGGTCGTGGAACAGGACGGCGTCGTACTGCTATGGCGGGGGCAAGGGGAACCCACTTGGTATCTACCGCCGTTGCTCGATGACGGTCAATGGTCGCCCACCACGGTGACGCGGCGCACCCTGACGTCTCACCCTCAGGAAATCCTGGAGAACATAACGGATTTCGCACACTTCCACTTCGTCCACAGATCGCACATGATCGAACCGATCAGCGAAGTCAGTTCAGACGGAAACGTGTTTACCTACCGCGCACGGTCGGCGCCCGAAGCTGTGGACCCCGACGTGCGTATCGACGCGATCCCGGTCGAAGGCGGCGTGTTTGCCTACGGCCCGGGGTTGGGGGTCAATACGATGACGGCACAAGAGGTGCCGATCCCTCAGCTGACGCGGGTGTACATCACGCCGATCAACGAGCGGGAAATCACCTTGCTCTGCATGGTCAATATTCGTATCGACGAAAACACCGACGAGGCCGCAGCGGAGGCGCTCATGCCGGTCATCTCCGAGGCGGTGTTCGATCAAATCGACGCCGACCTAGTGATTTGGGGAAACAAGCGGTACGTGGAGCACCCGGCATTCCAAAATCCGCAAGAACGGATGATCGGAGCATTCCGGCGCTGGTTCACGCGGTTCTACGACGACCCCAGCGCGCCAACGGCAGCTCGCCCGTCCCTCGCTCAGGCAACACCAGCCTGA
- a CDS encoding amidohydrolase family protein: MLLSNYTVIDVDTHITEPPDTWTARMPSKYGDRIPHIERIEGWDTWVIDGRPFSRPGNTAMAGFDGTVPDGPPTYADMHPAAWDAKTRVAFMDEQGIRAHVLYPNVGGFGAAVWLDVDDRQFALDCVKAFNDFQTDFASVAPDRLLPIVSVPFWDVEASVAEIERCLGNGHRGVNFVNCPQVHGQPPLWDRHWDPIWTVARDAGVTVNFHIGGGRIVDLFMTGMEMGFRANFSRVSSTMFADNLRCMADLINGGVCHRFPDLNFVSVESGVGMIPAFLEAADWQWRNGGVAVEHPEYDLLPSEYFRRQIFGCFWYEQDVLTPAVLAYPDNMLFETDFPHPTSQHPSPQTPATTAGVYIDSAMGQLPEDIRRKLLFENAAKLYKVAA, translated from the coding sequence ATGTTGCTGTCGAATTACACCGTCATCGATGTAGACACCCACATCACCGAGCCCCCCGACACATGGACTGCCCGGATGCCGTCGAAGTACGGCGACCGAATCCCTCACATCGAGCGCATCGAGGGGTGGGACACCTGGGTCATCGACGGACGGCCGTTCTCCCGACCCGGCAACACCGCAATGGCCGGCTTTGATGGAACTGTGCCCGACGGGCCGCCAACCTACGCCGACATGCACCCGGCGGCCTGGGACGCCAAGACCCGCGTGGCATTCATGGACGAACAGGGCATCCGCGCCCACGTGCTTTACCCCAACGTGGGCGGATTCGGCGCAGCGGTATGGCTCGATGTCGACGACCGCCAATTCGCACTGGATTGCGTGAAGGCGTTCAACGACTTCCAGACCGACTTCGCGTCGGTGGCGCCCGACCGGTTGCTGCCGATCGTCTCGGTGCCCTTTTGGGACGTCGAAGCGTCCGTCGCCGAGATCGAACGCTGTCTCGGAAACGGCCATCGCGGGGTGAACTTTGTCAACTGCCCCCAGGTGCACGGCCAACCCCCGTTGTGGGACCGGCACTGGGACCCGATCTGGACCGTCGCGCGTGATGCCGGAGTGACCGTGAACTTCCACATCGGCGGCGGCCGGATTGTGGACCTGTTCATGACTGGAATGGAGATGGGCTTTCGCGCCAACTTCTCCCGCGTGTCATCGACGATGTTCGCGGACAACCTTCGCTGCATGGCCGACCTCATCAACGGCGGAGTGTGTCACCGATTCCCGGATCTGAACTTCGTGTCGGTCGAAAGCGGCGTCGGGATGATCCCTGCCTTCTTGGAGGCGGCGGACTGGCAGTGGCGGAACGGCGGCGTGGCCGTCGAACACCCCGAATACGATCTGTTGCCTTCGGAATACTTCCGACGCCAGATCTTTGGCTGCTTCTGGTACGAACAGGACGTGCTGACGCCGGCCGTGCTGGCATACCCCGACAACATGTTGTTCGAAACTGACTTTCCCCACCCCACCAGCCAGCACCCCAGTCCGCAGACCCCAGCCACGACAGCCGGGGTGTACATCGACTCAGCGATGGGACAGTTGCCTGAAGACATACGGCGAAAGCTGTTGTTCGAGAACGCTGCAAAGCTTTACAAAGTCGCCGCGTGA
- a CDS encoding N-acyl-D-amino-acid deacylase family protein, whose protein sequence is MNYDLLIRNGTIVDGLGSQPYRGDVAIRGGVIVAVGGVSGNATDEIDATGLLVTPGFIDLHTHYDGQASWSDRMTPSSAHGVTTAVMGNCGVGFAPCRKADHDVLVDLMAGVEDIPGVVMVDGLPWTWETFPEYLDAIEARARDIDVAALLPHSPLRVYVMGQRGADLEPPTHEDLTQMRKLAAEAVDAGALGFASSRLVIHKTESGRPIPSYDAGREEIEAIARGVKDAGGGLIQFVPDIVAGDYEPVLQNVFGVAADVGLPVTFSLAVGNGGEPYYLDALRMVENANAAGGQITAQIFSRPIGVVLGLQLTANPFVLFPSYRQIADLSVAERVTEMRKPEVRQRILGDSPIPDGPPLFFMMQAWDYIFPLGEPPNYEPDPSESIAARARARGVSPLEEAYDRLLDDDGHAMLLLALGNYSNGSLDTIGELIRREDVVLGLGDGGAHYGLVCDASFPTHLLTHWVRDRATGRLSVADAVRELTSVPARVGGLLDRGRIAVGYKADLNVIDADALRLHKPVVVYDLPAGGRRLDQTADGYVATIVAGEIIARDGKPTDARPGRLVRGRQPAPAI, encoded by the coding sequence ATGAACTACGACCTGTTGATTCGCAACGGCACCATCGTTGATGGTCTGGGTAGTCAGCCCTATCGGGGCGATGTCGCAATACGTGGTGGGGTCATCGTTGCCGTTGGTGGTGTGAGCGGGAATGCCACGGATGAGATCGATGCGACCGGGTTGTTGGTGACTCCGGGATTTATTGATTTGCATACTCATTACGACGGGCAGGCATCGTGGAGCGACCGGATGACGCCGTCTTCTGCGCATGGCGTCACGACCGCGGTGATGGGTAACTGCGGTGTCGGGTTCGCGCCGTGCCGCAAGGCCGACCACGATGTGTTGGTCGATCTGATGGCCGGGGTGGAGGATATCCCTGGTGTGGTGATGGTCGACGGGTTGCCGTGGACGTGGGAGACGTTCCCGGAATACCTCGACGCGATCGAGGCGCGTGCGCGTGACATCGATGTGGCTGCGCTGCTGCCACATTCGCCGCTCCGGGTGTATGTGATGGGCCAGCGCGGTGCTGACCTTGAACCCCCCACCCATGAGGATCTGACCCAGATGCGGAAACTGGCCGCCGAAGCGGTGGACGCGGGTGCGCTTGGATTCGCCTCGTCACGGTTGGTCATTCACAAGACCGAGAGCGGGCGCCCGATCCCGAGTTATGACGCTGGGCGCGAGGAGATCGAGGCGATCGCGCGCGGTGTCAAGGACGCTGGCGGGGGGCTGATCCAGTTCGTTCCCGATATTGTGGCCGGCGACTATGAACCGGTGTTGCAGAACGTGTTTGGTGTGGCCGCCGATGTGGGCCTTCCGGTGACGTTTTCGCTGGCGGTCGGCAATGGCGGTGAACCCTATTACCTGGACGCATTGCGGATGGTGGAAAACGCCAACGCCGCCGGCGGGCAGATCACCGCTCAGATCTTCTCGCGCCCGATCGGCGTGGTGCTCGGTCTACAGCTGACGGCCAACCCCTTCGTGCTGTTTCCCAGCTACCGCCAGATCGCTGATCTATCGGTGGCTGAGCGGGTCACGGAGATGCGTAAACCGGAAGTGCGACAACGCATCCTGGGCGATTCCCCGATCCCGGATGGACCTCCGTTGTTCTTCATGATGCAAGCCTGGGATTACATTTTCCCGCTGGGCGAACCGCCCAACTACGAACCCGATCCCTCGGAGAGCATCGCTGCTCGGGCACGTGCCCGTGGGGTGAGCCCGTTGGAGGAGGCCTACGACCGACTGCTCGACGACGACGGGCACGCCATGTTGCTATTGGCCTTGGGCAACTACAGCAATGGTTCGTTGGACACCATTGGCGAGCTCATTCGGCGCGAGGACGTCGTGCTGGGGCTGGGCGACGGCGGTGCGCACTATGGCTTGGTCTGCGACGCGAGCTTCCCGACGCACCTGCTGACGCACTGGGTGCGCGATCGCGCCACCGGTCGGCTCAGTGTCGCCGACGCGGTACGCGAGCTGACCTCGGTCCCCGCCCGTGTCGGCGGGCTGCTCGACCGTGGGCGCATCGCCGTGGGCTACAAGGCTGACCTCAATGTGATCGACGCCGACGCGCTTCGCCTGCACAAACCCGTGGTCGTCTACGACCTTCCGGCCGGCGGCCGGCGGTTGGACCAGACCGCGGACGGCTATGTCGCCACCATCGTGGCCGGCGAGATCATCGCCCGAGACGGCAAACCCACCGACGCTCGGCCCGGACGTCTTGTGCGAGGACGCCAGCCTGCGCCAGCGATCTAG
- a CDS encoding nuclear transport factor 2 family protein encodes MTLDGATTREANKETLRRAMKAISAHDIDAVGAELNESVDFVLPFESDVPDGDRDSFLQLLSMMFAMFEKLELTITHIYDLVDPNVLVAQWLVDGMYRHKSVVYENQYIGVMGFRDGKIASWRGYANPELARAALAKLAEDAPA; translated from the coding sequence ATGACTCTTGACGGCGCAACCACGCGCGAGGCGAACAAGGAGACGCTGCGGCGGGCGATGAAAGCTATCTCTGCCCATGACATCGACGCGGTCGGGGCCGAACTGAACGAGTCGGTGGATTTCGTGCTCCCCTTCGAATCGGATGTGCCCGACGGGGATCGTGACAGCTTTCTTCAACTGCTGTCGATGATGTTCGCGATGTTCGAGAAGCTGGAACTCACCATCACCCACATCTACGACCTCGTCGATCCCAACGTCCTCGTCGCGCAGTGGCTCGTTGACGGGATGTATCGCCACAAGTCGGTCGTCTACGAGAACCAGTACATCGGCGTGATGGGGTTCCGCGACGGCAAGATCGCGTCCTGGCGGGGATATGCCAACCCGGAGCTAGCCCGCGCCGCCCTGGCGAAGCTGGCCGAAGATGCGCCGGCGTGA